One Phoenix dactylifera cultivar Barhee BC4 unplaced genomic scaffold, palm_55x_up_171113_PBpolish2nd_filt_p 001081F, whole genome shotgun sequence genomic region harbors:
- the LOC103715708 gene encoding xylulose kinase 2 yields MGYTLPKDSLFLGFDCSTQSLKATVLDANLVIVASEFVHFDSELPRYNTKDGVYRDPMVDGRIVSPTLMWVEALDLLLEKLEAKVDYRKVAAISGSAQQHGTVYWKKGSKAMLASLDPCKPLVTHVGDAFSLKDSPIWMDCSTTSQCREIENAVGGAFELSKLTGSCAHERYPGPQIRKIFETQPDVYNDTERISLVSSFMASLLIGGHASIDETDGAGMNLMDIKRRVWSKIALEATAPGLEEKLGKLAPAHAVAGLIAPYFVERFQFKDSCLIIQWSGDNPNSLAGLALHSPGDMAISLGTSDTVFGITSEPQPSLEGHVFPNPVDPTYYMVMLVYKNGSLTREDVRNQYAEHSWDVFNKYLEKTPPLNGGKLGFFYKEHEILPPLPVGCHRYVLENLSCDSLGEIKEHEVQEFDPPSEVRAIIEGQFLSMRGHAERIGMPTPKRIIATGGASSNACILKEIANIFGCPVYTVQRPDSASLGAALRAAHGWLCNKESVFVPISCMYEDKLDKTSLSAKLAIPAGDRELISKYTLLMKKRMQIERNLVDTFGRI; encoded by the exons ATGGGTTACACTCTTCCGAAGGATTCTCTTTTCCTTGGATTTGACTGCTCTACCCA GTCACTAAAGGCAACAGTGCTGGATGCCAACCTTGTTATTGTTGCTTCAGAATTTGTCCATTTTGATTCTGAATTGCCACGCTACAACACCAAAGATGGGGTCTACAGAGACCCCATGGTCGATGGTAGGATTGTTTCCCCTACCTTGATGTGGGTGGAGGCTCTGGACCTCTTACTTGAAAAATTAGAAGCAAAAGTGGACTACAGAAAAGTTGCAGCCATTTCAGGGAGTGCACAGCAACATGGCACTGTGTACTGGAAGAAGGGCAGTAAAGCCATGTTGGCCTCTTTGGACCCTTGTAAACCTTTGGTAACTCATGTTGGCGATGCTTTCTCTCTGAAGGACTCACCAATATGGATGGATTGTAGCACCACATCACAGTGCAGAGAAATAGAAAATGCTGTGGGTGGCGCATTCGAGTTATCAAAACTTACTGGGTCTTGTGCTCATGAGAGATATCCAGGACCTCAGATTCGGAAAATATTTGAAACACAACCAGATGTTTACAATGACACTGAGAGGATCTCACTTGTTAGTTCCTTCATGGCCTCTCTTCTTATTGGAGGCCATGCCAGCATTGATGAGACGGATGGAGCAGGGATGAACCTGATGGATATTAAACGACGTGTCTGGTCTAAGATTGCATTGGAG GCAACAGCACCAGGTTTAGAAGAAAAACTTGGGAAATTGGCACCAGCTCATGCAGTTGCTGGTCTGATAGCTCCTTATTTTGTTGAGAG GTTCCAGTTTAAAGACAGCTGTCTAATTATTCAGTGGTCTGGGGATAATCCTAATAGTTTGGCAG GTTTGGCTCTCCATTCTCCTGGTGATATGGCAATCAGTCTTGGAACCAGTGATACA GTCTTTGGGATAACTAGTGAGCCTCAACCAAGCCTAGAAGGACATGTTTTCCCTAATCCTGTTGATCCAACGTATTATATGGTAATGCTGGTCTACAAAAATGGTTCTCTAACTCGAGAAG ATGTGCGCAATCAGTATGCAGAGCACTCTTGGGATGTTTTCAACAAGTATCTAGAAAAAACACCTCCTCTAAATG GTGGAAAGTTAGGATTCTTCTACAAAGAGCACGAAATATTGCCTCCCCTGCCGG TTGGGTGCCACCGATATGTTCTGGAAAACTTAAGTTGTGACTCACTAGGTGAAATAAAAGAGCATGAGGTGCAGGAGTTTGATCCTCCTTCTGAG GTGCGTGCCATCATAGAAGGCCAATTTCTCTCAATGCGTGGTCATGCAGAAAGGATTGGTATGCCAACTCCCAAGCGGATAATAGCAACTGGTGGGGCATCATCAAATGCATGCATACTTAAAGAGATTGCAAATATTTTTGGCTGTCCTGTTTATACAGTCCAAAGACCTG ATTCTGCTTCTCTGGGTGCTGCGTTGAGGGCAGCTCATGGGTGGTTGTGCAATAAAGAAAGTGTTTTTGTTCCCATCTCATGCATGTACGAGGACAAGCTGGATAAAACATCGCTCAGTGCAAAACTTGCAATCCCTGCTGGAGACAGAGAGCTTATATCCAAGTATACATTGCTGATGAAAAAGAGAATGCAGATTGAGAGAAATCTTGTTGATACGTTTGGGCGCATTTAG